The segment TTGGAATGTTATAGAATGCACATGTTTTATCAGCCACATAGCTTGCTAATGCATAGAGATATATAAATATGAAGTGTGTGTTAACATCCACAAAATATTGCACCGTTTTATCTATAGAGAATAAAACACCAAAAGCTAAAACAGGAATATCTCTTTATTTTTGCCTAACTCTTCtctcaatgtctgctttttatttctACATTCTATGTTGGCCTCAGGTATATAACAAAGGCTTAAAGCTGACCCCagggagagtagctgctgcatcaggaacagctaatgggaatcctaataaataaatgaacatgTCCCTTTGTTCTCCTTCAGACAAGGTGGCCATTAAAATCCTGGATAAGACCAAGCTGGACCAAAAGACCCAGAGGTTACTATCTAGAGAGATATCCAGCATGGAGAGACTGCAACACCCCAACATCATACGCCTTTACGAGGTGggtcacacgcacgcacgcacacacacacacacacacacacacacacacacacacacacacacacacacacacacacacacacacacacacacggcctccCAGGCCTTGTTAAACATCTATTACTGATAAGTAATGAGTTACACAAAGCATGGTCAGAAACTAATGTCATCAGTGCAGTGCACTTTTAAACAGAGTAGTGTCATTAAACAGAGTAGTGTAATTAAACAGAGTAGTGTAATTATCAGTAGATGACTtgaccatcctctctgtttcttccTGGTGGGTGGCAGGTGGTGGAGACATTGTCACGGTTACATCTGGTGATGGAGTATGCAGGCGGAGGAGAGCTCTACACCAAGATCAGCACAGAGGGGAAACTGTCCGACATCGACAGCAAGATCGTCTTCTCTCAGATCCTCTCAGCTGTCAAACACATGGTATTTTCCTGGCCCAGGGCTACAGTCCTGCTCACATACACTTTAATATAGCTTATTATGTgtccatactgtatgtgtttgagTCAGTAATATCACAAGGCTTCCTGACCTCATTTGCTTTCTTTGAAACTTGTGTCATTGTTTCCCAAATAAATATTATGCTGGGGTCATAAGAACAATTCAGACTCCACATCCGTAGATGCAAAGTGCTTAAAAACATTGTCTATTTTCTGTGCTGCAACATTGAATGCAGTGGAGGCTGCCGAGGGGAGATCGGCTCatgataatggctggaacggcgcaaatggaacggcatcaaacacctggaaaccatgtgtttgataccatcccactgattccgctccagtcattaccacgaacCTGTTctcccaaattaaggtgccaccaacatcCTGTGATTGAATGTAATTTAAAGAGTCTGAgatgtatttacagtatatacCGGTGTATTAACCAGATAATCTTTGACCTgccccacagcatgacaacagcatCATCCACCGTGACTTGAAGGCAGAGAACGTCTTCTACACCTGCAGCACCTGCGTCAAGGTGGGAGACTTCGGATTCAGCACGCTGAGCCGCCGCGACGAGACTCTAAACACCTTCTGCGGCTCCCCGCCCTACGCCGCGCCAGAGCTCTTCCGGGATGAAAATTATCTGGGCGTCTTCGTAGACATCTGGGCTCTGGGCGTCATGCTGTTCTTCATGGTGACAGGAAGCATGCCCTTTAGGGCGGACACGGTTGCCAAGTTGAAGCGCTGTATCCTGGAGGGGGCCTATGTGCTGCCCTCCTGGATACTGGAGCCCTGCCAGAGGCTGATCAGAGGCATCCTCCAGCCCCAGCCCTCAGATCGCTGCAGTGTAGAGCAGATGATGGGCTGTGAGTGGCTGCTGAGTGTAGACTTCCCCCGGGCCATGGAGCCCTTTAAACTGGACCCGTCCTATCTGGCCGAGAGCACACCTTCAGAGTTGGAGGAGGACGAGGCGGAGGTGAGGGGGGCACTGGAGACACTAGGGATCACCACGGAGCATGTCTTGAATAATCAGGGGAAGGACTGTAGGAGTTCTATAACAGGTGTTTATAGGATTCTGTTGCACCGTGCTCACAATAGGCGGGCAGTGGATAGCATGCCTGCGGTTACGCATGTGGTCGGGGCCAGAGTGAGTAAAAAGGACCGGCTAAAGGCGTACCGCAGCTTACGGCACACCTCCAAGCTCTGTGTGATTCTGTGATGAAAAGCCTTTACTCCTATAGTTGaactttattgtattttttttttcaaacgATTAGAATGTATGTTACTGTGAATGAGGAATGAGATGGTGAATTTTAAATCAGTTTGATTTCtgtcttcaaatcaaatgtatttatatagcccttcgtacatcagctgatatctcaaagtgctgtacagaaacccagcctaaaacccttaacagcaagcaatgcaggtgtagaagcacggtggctaggaaaaactccctagaaaggccaaaacctaggaagaaacctagagaggaaccaggctatgaggggtggccagtcctcttctggctgtgccgggtggagattataacagaacatggccaagatgttcaaatgttcataaatgaccagcatggccaaataataataatcacagtagttgtcgagggtgcagcaagccagcacctcaggagtaaatgtcagttggcttttcatagctgatcattaagagtatctctaccgctcctgcggtctctagagagttgaaaacagcaggtctgggacaggtagcacgtccggtgaacaggtcagggttccatagccgcaggcagaacagttgaaactggagcagcaacacggccaggtggactggggacagcaagtagtcatcatgccaggtcgtcctgaggcatagtcctagggctcaggtgctccgagagagagaaagaaagagagaaagagagaattagagagagcatacttaaattcacacaggacaccggataagacaggagaagtactccagatataacaaactgaccctagccccccgacacataaactactgcagcataaatactggaggctgagacaggaggggtcaggagacactgtggccccatccgatgatacccccggacagggccaaacaggaaggatataaccccacccactttgccaaagcacagcccccacaccactagagggatatcttcaaccaccaacttaccattctgagacaaggcagagtatagcccacaaagatttccgccacggcacaacccaagggggtcTTGAATGTTGATCGGCAAAACATTCATCGCAGATGCTCTAAGAAAGACTAAAAAAGTCTTcaagttgggattcaggtgagaaTTTGTCTTTGTGAGAATATActttagcctgggtgccagtctttCCCTATTTTATCTCACCAGAAAAGGCAAACATGTAACATATGGTTATCCAGCAGACATTTCAAAGGAACCTGGGCGATTCCAGCATTATGCTCATAATATTTGCtcacaaaatcacaacttaaatgtctcacagaatggacaaacaaaatataaatacaattttGATGTGTGTGTCTATAGTACCCACCATGTAATCCCCCAAAAATGGACTTCTAAATATTAGCATGTTGGAGAAATAAAGCAAATAAGAAGTGTTCTGGATGCTACATGAAATGCACAACCCACTGGGTACAGacatcaaatcaacgtttattgtgCCAtaattccatgttggttcaaaactatttctttgaaatgatgtggaaacaacattgattcaaccagtgtgtgcccagtggtaAGCTTCTTGGAAAGATTAAACACATTAGCAAAATTCTGTGAGTTTGTAAGTCTTAGGTCAAAACATGGATAGCCATTTCGAAGGAAAGGCTTGGCTGAACATAAAAACGCTAGTTTTGAAAAGATTGCAAATTCCATGATTACTTTAGGGTGGAAAACTTATCGTTATGGATGTTACAGAGTCTGAAGTAGACATTCAAATCTTAAAGATTTCTTGATCAAAATCTATCCTAACACATTTGTTGTCATTtggaatgtttttaaaatgtcagCAGAAGGCATAGTACCTTGGGATTGCGTAATTACAGGTAGCTTGAATAGTATAGGCAGCACCACACCCTAAAGGTAATTATTTTAAGATAGATTAAAATAATTACCTTTGACTCATGTCGTAACTAAAAAcattttaacaaatcaaaatgtattttatatttcagattcttcaaagtagctgccctttgccttgatgacagctttgcacactcttggcattctctcaactagcttcatgaggtagtcacttggaatgcatttcaattaacagctgtgccttgtttgaagttaatttgtggaatatctttccttcttaatgtgtttgagccaatcagttgtgttgtgagaaggtagaggtggtatacagaagatagccctatttggtaaaataccaagtccattatggcaagaacagctcaaataagcaaagagaaacagcagtccatcattactttaagacatgaaggtcagtcaatctgggaaATGTCAAAAACGTTGAAAGgttttcaagtgcagtctcaaaaaccatcaagcgctatgatgaaactggctctcatgatgaccaccccagaaaaggaagacccagagttacctctgctgcagaggataagttcattagagttaccagcctcagaaattgcagcccaaataaatgcttcacggagttcaagtaacagacacatctcaacatcaactgttcagaggatactgcgtgaatcaggccttcatgcttgaattgatgcaaagaaaccactactaaaggacaccaataagaagaagagacttgcttgggccaagaaacatgagcaatggacattagaccggtggaaatatgtcctttcgtctgatgagtccaaatttgagagttttggttccaaccgccgtgtctttcggagtaggtgaacggatgatctctgcatgtgtggttcccaccgtaaagcatggaggaggaggtgttatgatgtgggggtgctttgctgttgacactgtctgtgatttatttagaattcaaggcacacttaaccaacatggctaccacagcattctgtaacGATACACCATATCTGGTTTGCGCGtagtgggactaccatttgtttttcaacaggacaatgacccaacacacctccaggctgagtaagggctatttgaccaagaaggagagtgatggagtgctgcatcagatgacctggcctccacaatcacctgacctcaacccaattgagatggtttaggatgagttggaccacagagtgaaggaaaaacaaccaataagtgctcagcatatgtgggaactccttcaagacttttgaaaaagcattccaggtgaagctggttgagagaatgccaagagtgtgcaaagctgtcaacaaggcaaagggtggctacattgaagaatttcaaatagaaaatatattttgatttgtttaacactttgttggttactacgtgagtccaaacttttgactggtacgatatatatatttatatacacacactactgatcaaaagttttagaacacctactttaggttactacataattccatatgtgttatttcatagttttgatgtcttcactattattcaacaatgtagaaaatagtaaaaataaagaaaatcccttgattgagtaggtgtttTTGACCGGTAGTGCATATCAAAAGTAACCTTTACCAGTTGAATGTAGAATATTTTCTGAAATATTGCAATACAATATGCAAATTTAACAATATACATGTGCCAATCCACTTTTCTGAACACTTGATGAAGTCAGTATTTTTGGGTGGCTTTCATTTGAAAAAGACACTTCAAGACTATTCATAGATTTTTGCTAAATACTTCTCATCTTTCTATCTATAAAACAGTACTGAAATGTATGAGAAATGCACTTCAGAATATATTTTCTGAGAGAATCTTAGCTAGAACAAATCATTTTGAAGATAATTTTCGACAACAATTGCTTCAGTAAAAATCTGAAGAATACATCTTAGAACAAGCACACAAAATGTGGGATATGCACAAGCTTCTGAAGCTAAGACAATGTACATCAATATTCATCACATCCACAACTGTTGTGGATGTTACGTATATCATATAATGCTAAAAAAGGATACTGACAATGATGCAGCAATCAACCCCATAAATCTGATGCTGCAATttcataaatatatattttttacttacctaggcaagtcagttaagaaccaactcttatttacaatgatggcctatccAAGCCAAACCCAGACAGATGgcatacagcctggatttgaactagggactgtagtgacacctcttgtgctgagatgcagtgcctaagaccaCTGTGCCAATCGGGAGCCCAATCACTACATGAAGTGACTGAGCCTTGGTAACCCAGATGTAGCATTGTTGAATGCAGAAAGAGTCTCAGCTAATGAGAATGAAGAATGGGATGATTTCTGTCTTGAATGTTCTATTGCACTTTTCCATGCCTTCGCTTTTCTTTCCAGTTACATTAGGCCAACACCACGACTCAATAGAAAATGTGATCTTCTATTTCATAAATGCATGTCAATGTAATGCTTTGCACTCATTTTCCAGGAATCATGATATAGCCTGAGTGCCGGTCTGTTTGCGCTAAAATGCTTTGGTTTGACGATGAACAATGGAGTTgccaagagcacaaacagatctgggaccaggctagacaacTCCAGGTCAATGGTTGAAATTAACACATTGGCCTATTGGCCTGGTTGGGTTGAAAGTTACTTTGTACACCATACCTCTCAACTCCAAGGATTCGATTTTTTGATTGTTATGATGCCATATTATTGCTCTATATGTCTTGTTAAAATATTAAATACAATTATGAAATGCTACGTTTGTTCTCTTGTAATGTTTTGATAAACTTGACTTGTGTTTTTTACTAAACTTTTTGTAAAGTTCCTCTGTGGTTAATGAGTTTATATTATGGAAAATAAAGATGCTGAATGTACTGTGATAAGAAACGACCCTTGTCTTACTTTCACTTTAACTGAGGAGGACATGAAGCGTAAGCCTAATTTGTATGCTCTCTTCACACATCTCAATATTTTTTTGAAGAAACTAAAATATCAAACATGAGAAATGGCATTGTGTCATATCAACATCCACTTCATTAGCAGCACACCTCGTCCCAGCAGCACACACCATACTACATTTCCCATAAGGACAAGGGCGAAATCTTACACTTGTCTTTACTGATGACGCAATAtctgtcttgttggaaggtgattTAATCTGTGTACCAGACAGAAACTTCGAAGAGACAACAAGAAAAATAATTGCACTGACTCACACGAATGCTATCCTACCTTATCAGGCTGTATACTGAGAAAGGTAAGAACATTTGAGGCATGAGAAATGGATGCTTTTTATTTGATTCGAAAACATACAACGACCACGCCCTCTCAGCAACATTTGCTCATAGGAATCTATCGTGTTTGCTTTTTTTTCAAACAAACcagctcattgttctatctgtggccGAGGTGTGCAGTTAATTATGACCATCGATTCTTCATATTTAATGGAGATGTAATTTATCAAATTGGTTGGCCATGGAGCATTGGCTGGTCAGCTATGCAGAAAATCATATTTTTTCAAACAAACTCTTGATTAGCTATCTTGCTAGCTAATCTGATTGCCCAGTGCCTACCTACTAGCTAACTACTCATCCTTGTGCCTGTCACTGTCAGTACATCGTGTCTATGCAAACAATGCtcttgtagctagctaggtaacgttagcaaGATAAACTACCAGGACAATGACAATGTAACGTAAACTGGCTACCCTGCTAGCTAACTTGTTAACCTCCAGCCTACTGAGCACAGAAACTGGTGTTAAAATAGTTTACTAGCTCGATTGACAGCATTATGGTATGTAGCTAATTAACTTGAAATGTAACTACTTTATCCATATTTGAAGTGCAATGTTTGTGTCTTCTAT is part of the Salvelinus namaycush isolate Seneca chromosome 18, SaNama_1.0, whole genome shotgun sequence genome and harbors:
- the LOC120062930 gene encoding serine/threonine-protein kinase NIM1-like, whose protein sequence is MTAVCPAGVGPAGATVGCSRGSGAGVLTGSTGGQDKRYARWSRLESSDITADDEGVPGHRVTPLERLNLDMCQDDRVVRELTLGRRIGFYKVRGEIGCGNFSHVKLGIHALTKDKVAIKILDKTKLDQKTQRLLSREISSMERLQHPNIIRLYEVVETLSRLHLVMEYAGGGELYTKISTEGKLSDIDSKIVFSQILSAVKHMHDNSIIHRDLKAENVFYTCSTCVKVGDFGFSTLSRRDETLNTFCGSPPYAAPELFRDENYLGVFVDIWALGVMLFFMVTGSMPFRADTVAKLKRCILEGAYVLPSWILEPCQRLIRGILQPQPSDRCSVEQMMGCEWLLSVDFPRAMEPFKLDPSYLAESTPSELEEDEAEVRGALETLGITTEHVLNNQGKDCRSSITGVYRILLHRAHNRRAVDSMPAVTHVVGARVSKKDRLKAYRSLRHTSKLCVIL